The Methanomassiliicoccales archaeon DNA segment ACAAGGACTCTGGAAGGCAATACTCGTCCCTGCGCGTCCAAGCCTATTGCGGGGAGCAGGGGAACAGCTGGTCCTTGGGTATCGGTAACCTGTGGGCCGACTGGCTGACGCCAGACCAGAACGACGATGGGATAGTGGACCAACCGTACACGATACCTGACAATTTCCAGGACCCCTTCCCGCTGACCGAGATCGCCGGCCTTGACATCCCCGTGGACCTCACCGCCCCGGAAGTGATCTATCAATCTCCGCAGGGCACGTCCGCGGAACATGACAGCGCGGTCAACGTCACCTTCTCCGAGGACATGGACCTCGGTTCGATCGCCGTCTCGGTCAACAACATCACGCAGAACGGGACCTGGACGGACCGCACCTTCACCCTGAGCATGACCCTGGAGTTCGAGACCGATTACAGCGTCAGCGTCATCGGCCAGGACCTGGCCGGAAACAACCTGACCGAGTTCACCTGGACCTTCCGCACCGAGGGCCCCAACGCCACGGTGAGCGGGCGGGTCCTTGCCAACGGATCGCTCGGTCTTGCTGGAGTGAACGTGACCTGCGACAACGTCACGGTCCAGACGGACGAGGAAGGGCATTTCTCCTTGCTGTTGACCCCGGGGGATCACACATTGTACTTCAGCATGGAAGGCTATCGTGATGGGAATTTGACGGTGCAGGTCCTTCCCGGTGAGGACATGGACATGGGTGACGTGATCATGTTCGAGGAAGAACCGCTCAACGAACCCTCTACCGTACCATACATCACCTATCTCGCAGCCATCGTCATCATCGCCTTCATCTCGATATTGGGGATCTGGATGGTGCGTCGTAAGAAGTGATCGCTCACTTCATACGGTAATAGACGAAACCGGACCACATCTTCGGCCAAAAGTAGGTAGACTTCTTGGGCATGCGGCGGTCCTGCCGGGCCAGTCCCCATATCTTGTCCACCGATGGCGGTCGTAGCAACACCAGCAGCTGGTAGCCTTCCCCGACCCTGCCCAAGACCTTCTCCGTGTCGTGTTCGTAGACGATGGACGGTTCGGAAGGCCAGGCCTTTCCTTTCAGCACCCATTCCTGGCACACGTACGAATCTAGCTCCCACATGGGATCGTCCGGCAAATCCATCGGCGCGGCCAGGTAGGCCTTTCCTCGAACGATGAGTCCGACGTCCGAAGGGTTCCGGCCCTGCAGTCCGGTGATGAGGGACGGTGCATCCTGCATCTCGGTGAGCTCGAAGCGCTGACCTATTAAGCTCAAGAAACGGTCCGCAGGCATCGGCAGCTCCTTCACCAGCCGGTGGGTCGGATATATTATAAGGCCTGGGTCGTTGGATGGGACCAACGTCGTCAGGACGTAGCCCTTCTTGGCGTCCCCCTCGTTCTCCTGGGCGTAACGGGTGGAGGTCTCGAAGCGATGGTGCCCATCGGCGATGAGAACGGTCTTGCCGCTCAGCATCTCGGAGATGGCGCTCACCGTCTCCGGATTGCACACCCGGAACAGGCAATGCCTGACACCCTGGCCGTCAGTGAACTCCAGGACCTTGGTTGCGTTTCCGTTCCGCGCAACAGGTTCAGCCGGTCCTCCTTAACCTTGGGGAAGGTCTCCTCGTGAGGAATCACTCCTTCCGTGTACCCCTTTGCCGCCAGTAGACCGATGATGCCAGAACGTTGCCAGCAATGCTCCCTCTGACAGAAAGTCTGTTTGTAGATGTAGAAGCTCTCCCGCCGGTCCTGGGACAACGCCCCCTGCGCTATCCAGGACTCCAGGATCAGCCCGGCGGCCGAATAGTCCCCGCCCACTCCGCCCAAGGTGATGTTGGCCACGTTGAAGCGGTTCCGCCTCAGCCGCGCCAGCTCCTCCGGGGATATGATGTCGTAGGGAGGGGAGACGCGCTCGATCATTTCCTCGCCGTTGCTCAGGCGGGGTAGGAAAGGGCGGAAGGGACGGAAATCGACCATGACTGGTGAACGGAATCGGCAATAATATCTTTTACAATCACTTCAGCCGGACCAGTTCGTACTCCTTCCTGCCCAGCCCGATCTTCTGGGCGTGGTCCAGGCCGGTCATCCAGTCCGTGCCGGGGTGCACGGCCTTGAACTTGTCCCCCTTCTTCGCCCCTTTCTGGTCCAGGACGCTACCGCTGTTGACCGCCGCCTTGTTCACCAGGTCGACGCAGGCCATGTCCAGGGCCACCGGGTCCTTGGAGGCGGCCATTCCGATGTCGGGCACGATGGGCACGTCGTTGAAGGGCCAGCAGTCACAGTTGGGGGAGACGTCCATGATCACGCTCACGTGGAAGTTCGGTTTGTCCAGCAGGACCGCGTAGGCGTATTCGGCGATCTTCTTGTTCACTATCTCCGAAGACTCCTCCCACTCCACCTCCGGAGCGCCGTATCGGCACACGGCAATGCATTGCCCGCAGCCGACGCACTTCTTATGGTCGATGACCGCCTTGTGCTCATTCAGGGCGATGGCTTGCTCCGGGCAGTTCTTGACGCACTGACCGCAGCCGACGCACTTCTTCAAGTTCACCGAAGGCTGGGAGGAGGCGTGCATCTCCATCTTCCCGCAGCGGCTGCCGCTGCCCATGCCCAGGTTTTTCAGCGCCCCCCCGAATCCGGTTAGTTCGTGCCCCTTGAAATGTGACAGGGAGATCACCACGTCCGCGTCGGCGATGGCGCTACCGATCTTGGCCGTCCGGCACAGCTCCAGGCCGATAGGCACCTCCCGATGCTCGTTGCCCCTCAGCCCGTCGGCGATTATGACGTCGCAGCCCACGGCGATGCGGTTAAACCCATTCTCCATGGCGCTGTTCAGGTGGTCTACGGCATTGGACCTCTTGCCCAGGTACAGGGTGTTGCAGTCGGTCAGGAAAGGCTTTCCGCCCTTCTCCTTGATCATCTTCACAATCACGGCGGCGAAGTTCGGGCGCAGGTAGGCCAGGTTGCCCGGTTCCCCCATGTGCGTCTTGATGGCCACCAGCTTCCCGTCCAGGTCCAGGCGCTCCAGCCCCGCCCGGCGCAGCATTCCCTCCATCTTGTCCAGAAGGCTATTTCCTTGGTAGGTGTGCATGTCGCTGAAATAGACCTTGGATGGCATGCTCGTAAATCACCTCGGACGTAGATAACCCTGTTCATTTTCGAAAATAAGTCGACAGTTGTTGATGGGGGGCGATCTCCTCATTCCCGCTCCGCCGGTTCCTGCTGGGTCACGCAATGGATCCCGCCGTAGCCGTATATGAGCTCCTTGGCCATTATGGGCACGATCTCCCGTCCGGGGAAATGCGAGCGCATTATCTCGATGGCCTGACGGTCCTGTGGGTCGTCGAATACCGGCAGGAGCACGACCTTGTTGCCGATGTAGAAATTGGCGTAACTGGCCGGCAGGTTCCTTTCCTCCTCTTCCAGGTACAACGGCTCGGGCATAGGCAGGCGCTGCAGCTCCAGTCCCCGCCGGTCCTTCCAATCCTCCAGGATCCTCCAGTTCCTGGCCAGCACCGGAGCGTTCTCACCGCGCTCCGAGTGAGCGCATAGGACCGACGTTCGCGAGGAGAAGCGGGCGAAGTCGTCGATGTGCCCATCGGTGTCGTCGCCCTCGATGCCCGAGGACAACCATATCACCTCGGGCGTGGAGATGTACTCATTCAGATATCCCTCGATTTCCTTCCGACTAAGGTGGGGATTTCGGTTCTTGTTTAGCAGGCATTGCTCGGTAGTGAGCACCAGCCCCTCGCCGTTGACGTCGATGGAGCCGCCCTCCATGACGATGTTCGGTCTGAAATAGCGCACTCCGGCTCTCTCCACCACTTCCTGACCAGCGATGTCGTCATACAGCAGGTCGTCGTACTTCCCGCCCCAGGCGTTGAATTTCCACTTCACCGCCGCCTTCTTACCGCTCTTCTCATTACGGAGGAAGGTAGGCCCGTAATCACGGATCCACACATCCGCGCTCTTGATCTTCAGAAAAACGACGTGGCGCAGGTCCGCCCCGGCCTTTTCCACGATGCCCCTGGCGCGCTCTTCCGTCTCAATGTCGTTCACCAGTATCTTGACCGTCTCCCCTCCGCTCAAGGCGGCGGTCATCTGTGCGAACACACTCTCCACCTCCTCCAGCACCTCCGGGGGGAAGGTCAGCGGGTTCTTCGGCCAGGAGAGCCAGGTGGCGTCGTGCCTGACCCATTCAGCGGGCATGTTGTATCCCAGGGAGCGCGGGGTCTCTTTCTTCACGATACCACCTCAGGCGAGCTTGCCCTTCTTGATCAACAGTCCGTAGCATTCCGGCCGGCGGTTGTGGAAGAACCTCCACCCCTCCCTGACCCTTGGTCCATGTTCCATATCAACATCCGCCAAAACGATCTCCTCGCCCTTCCCTCCCCGGGCCAGGGTCTTTCCGAAGGCGTCGCAGACGAAGGAGCTGCCGAAGAACTCTGTGTTTCCCTCGGTCCCCACGCGGTTCACCGCGGCCACCGGCATGGCGTTGGCGATGGCGTGTCCGCGCATCACGTTCTCCCAGGCCTGCTGCCAGTCCCCCTCGGCCTGACCGATGCTGCCAACGGTGCCAATGGCCGTGGGATAGAGGACCAGCTCCGCCCCCAACAGGGCCACGGACCGGGCAGCCTCCGGGAACCACTGGTCATAGCAGATGAGCGGTGATATCCGGCCGATCGAGGTCTGGAAGACCTGGAACCCGGTGTCGCCTGGAGCGAAGTAATGTTTCTCGTAGAACCCCTCGTCATGAGGGATGTGGGTCTTGCGGTAGATGCCGAGCAGACGACCATCCCGCTCGAACACTGGAGAGGTGTTAAAAAGTCCCTCGATGGCCGCCTCATATATCGAGCCGCCGACCACCACGATGTCGTTCCTTGCCGCCAGAGCGGAAAGCTCTTCGGTCACCTGTCCTGGAATGGTGTTGAGCCGTCCTCCTCTCTCCCCCTTCCCCTCGGGGTCCTCTTCCCTTGGGAAGTAGAGAGTGGTGAATAGTTCAGGAAAGCAGACCAGGCGCGCGCCCATGGCCGCCGCCTCCTCGGACATGCGTAACGCCTTGTGCAGATTGGATACGACGTCGGAGGACATAGCCATTTGGATCAGGCCAATCTTCAGCGTTCTTTCGGAGGGCATCTGGTAGCGAATGAGGGGTCGTACGATATAACCGTGTCGCTGACCCTCAGTGCGGTCGGATCCGTTCGATGCGCTCCAAGGCCCATTCCGCCCCCTTGCGCAGGTACTCGCTCTTCTCCTGGAGCATGACCTTAAGCAGCGGCACCGAGGAGGGCGAGGTCACCCTCATTTTGTCAGCCATCCGTCCCAAGGCCCAGGCCGCCATCCCCCTGGTCTCCTTGTCCGGATCGGTCAGGAGGATATTCAGCGCCTCGATGGACAGCGCGTCCCCTATGCTCTGCCCGGCCAGCTCTCCCAAGGTCCAGGCCGCGTTGGACCGGACCTCCGGGTCGATGTCCGTGGTCAGGGCCATCAGGATATCCACCGAACGGGAGTCCCCGATTTTCATAAGGGCTAGTTTTCCCAAGCACCAGGAGGCGTCCCGGCGCACCTGGTCGTCCTCAGACGAGGTCAGCGGCAATAAGAATTGCAGCAGCCGGCGGTCCGCCAGGCCGGCCATGAGCAGCTCCCTGGTCTC contains these protein-coding regions:
- a CDS encoding DUF362 domain-containing protein is translated as MPSKVYFSDMHTYQGNSLLDKMEGMLRRAGLERLDLDGKLVAIKTHMGEPGNLAYLRPNFAAVIVKMIKEKGGKPFLTDCNTLYLGKRSNAVDHLNSAMENGFNRIAVGCDVIIADGLRGNEHREVPIGLELCRTAKIGSAIADADVVISLSHFKGHELTGFGGALKNLGMGSGSRCGKMEMHASSQPSVNLKKCVGCGQCVKNCPEQAIALNEHKAVIDHKKCVGCGQCIAVCRYGAPEVEWEESSEIVNKKIAEYAYAVLLDKPNFHVSVIMDVSPNCDCWPFNDVPIVPDIGMAASKDPVALDMACVDLVNKAAVNSGSVLDQKGAKKGDKFKAVHPGTDWMTGLDHAQKIGLGRKEYELVRLK
- a CDS encoding agmatine deiminase family protein: MKKETPRSLGYNMPAEWVRHDATWLSWPKNPLTFPPEVLEEVESVFAQMTAALSGGETVKILVNDIETEERARGIVEKAGADLRHVVFLKIKSADVWIRDYGPTFLRNEKSGKKAAVKWKFNAWGGKYDDLLYDDIAGQEVVERAGVRYFRPNIVMEGGSIDVNGEGLVLTTEQCLLNKNRNPHLSRKEIEGYLNEYISTPEVIWLSSGIEGDDTDGHIDDFARFSSRTSVLCAHSERGENAPVLARNWRILEDWKDRRGLELQRLPMPEPLYLEEEERNLPASYANFYIGNKVVLLPVFDDPQDRQAIEIMRSHFPGREIVPIMAKELIYGYGGIHCVTQQEPAERE
- a CDS encoding carbon-nitrogen hydrolase, with protein sequence MPSERTLKIGLIQMAMSSDVVSNLHKALRMSEEAAAMGARLVCFPELFTTLYFPREEDPEGKGERGGRLNTIPGQVTEELSALAARNDIVVVGGSIYEAAIEGLFNTSPVFERDGRLLGIYRKTHIPHDEGFYEKHYFAPGDTGFQVFQTSIGRISPLICYDQWFPEAARSVALLGAELVLYPTAIGTVGSIGQAEGDWQQAWENVMRGHAIANAMPVAAVNRVGTEGNTEFFGSSFVCDAFGKTLARGGKGEEIVLADVDMEHGPRVREGWRFFHNRRPECYGLLIKKGKLA
- a CDS encoding HEAT repeat domain-containing protein; the protein is MDIDLDGMLKGLRSLDVEEHRAALEETRELLMAGLADRRLLQFLLPLTSSEDDQVRRDASWCLGKLALMKIGDSRSVDILMALTTDIDPEVRSNAAWTLGELAGQSIGDALSIEALNILLTDPDKETRGMAAWALGRMADKMRVTSPSSVPLLKVMLQEKSEYLRKGAEWALERIERIRPH